Sequence from the Candidatus Tanganyikabacteria bacterium genome:
GTACTTGGTGTGGAAGGCCACTTCGAGCTGATGGGTCGAGGCGCCTATCTTCTTGAGGTCGGCGACCTTGGAGTTGAGCTGGTTGGCGTTCATCTCGGCCGGATCCAGGTCGCCGCCCAGGAAGGGATTCTCCATCTTGAACTGGATGTGCAGCTTCGCGAAGCGGATCTCGTGCTCCACGAAGCCCTCGTCCGAGTACTTGTGCACCGCGCCGTTCGAGAGGATCCAGATGCCGGCGTTGGGCACGCTGACCCACTTGCCTTCCTTGGCCGTGATCACCTGCGGCAAACCGCCTGGGCGGGTCTGGTCGAGGATGAAGATGTCCGACATCTGCCCGTTGCGGGTGTCCACGGCCTTGACGTAGAAGTGCCTTCCTTCCGTGCCCTTGAAGAAGACGTTGGGGCGGATGATGGGGCGCAGCGACTCCTTCATGAGCTCGGCCTTGATGCGCTTGATCTCGCGGTTGGACGCCGGGACGACGAAGTCGTTGAAGAAGAAGTTGGCGAGCGACACCAGGGCCGCGCCCGCCAGGATGGGCGCAAGCACGCGCTTGACGGAGATCCCGCTCGATCGCAGGGCGGTGATCTCCATGTCGCGGGACATCCGGCCGATGCCCAACAGGCTCGAAAACAGGTAGGACACCGGGAACGCCAGCACGACCACGCTCGGCAGGGTGTACATGAGAAGCATCATCACGGGCCCCGGCGGCGCCCCGGCCGAGAAGATGATGTCGGTGAAGTTCGACAGCGAGAACGACAGCATGAGGATGATGAAGCCGAACACTCCGACGAAGAACGGCCGGAAGAGTTCGGCCATCACGTAGCG
This genomic interval carries:
- a CDS encoding LptF/LptG family permease; protein product: MRIIDRYVMAELFRPFFVGVFGFIILMLSFSLSNFTDIIFSAGAPPGPVMMLLMYTLPSVVVLAFPVSYLFSSLLGIGRMSRDMEITALRSSGISVKRVLAPILAGAALVSLANFFFNDFVVPASNREIKRIKAELMKESLRPIIRPNVFFKGTEGRHFYVKAVDTRNGQMSDIFILDQTRPGGLPQVITAKEGKWVSVPNAGIWILSNGAVHKYSDEGFVEHEIRFAKLHIQFKMENPFLGGDLDPAEMNANQLNSKVADLKKIGASTHQLEVAFHTKYSVPLATFAAALISAPLGMIFSRLGPYIGVALSVILVFLYYTAMQTFQAMGQAGFLHPILAAWLQNIIFGVVGLVLLTRVDKR